In the genome of Coraliomargarita algicola, one region contains:
- a CDS encoding DUF1853 family protein has product MIATTPTQLILESLRSAPLLIGDLPEAAVLDRSRLGSTGACAVDPLRFDQKLGHLYEQALGRLLESSNALTLLASHLQVFAESGRTLGELDYLLHDHTRDQYIHLELAVKFYLAVKGRDGWQFPGPDPRDNWQRKLDRLRRHQLQLSRLPETRQLLCERFGIDAIQTQQLIYGCLFLPMGQDAVPPLELFSPSARVGHWLYLSEWAQNFAGVEEVLLMDKPLWPVELSSQAKRQFPVISVPRLHQLASERCTLFCLPDSTQPYFLVPPSWPGGMS; this is encoded by the coding sequence ATGATCGCAACGACGCCCACTCAACTCATCCTCGAAAGCCTTCGTTCGGCGCCGCTCTTGATCGGGGACCTGCCGGAGGCGGCCGTGTTGGATCGCTCTCGATTGGGCTCGACGGGTGCATGCGCAGTTGATCCGCTTCGTTTTGACCAAAAATTGGGGCACCTCTACGAGCAAGCGCTCGGTCGTTTGCTGGAATCCTCGAATGCGCTCACCTTGTTGGCGAGTCACTTGCAGGTCTTTGCCGAGAGCGGACGCACCTTGGGGGAGCTGGATTATCTGCTGCATGATCATACGCGTGATCAGTACATCCACCTTGAGTTAGCGGTTAAATTTTACCTCGCAGTCAAAGGACGTGATGGCTGGCAGTTTCCCGGGCCGGACCCGCGTGATAATTGGCAGCGCAAGCTGGATCGGCTGCGCAGGCATCAGTTACAATTGAGTCGCTTGCCGGAAACGCGTCAGCTCTTATGTGAGCGTTTTGGGATCGATGCCATCCAGACACAGCAACTGATTTACGGCTGTCTCTTTCTGCCGATGGGACAGGATGCGGTCCCGCCGCTGGAGCTGTTCTCGCCCAGCGCCCGCGTCGGCCACTGGCTGTATCTTAGTGAGTGGGCACAAAACTTCGCCGGAGTTGAGGAAGTGTTGCTCATGGACAAACCACTGTGGCCGGTCGAGCTGAGCTCGCAGGCAAAGCGCCAGTTTCCAGTGATTTCTGTGCCCAGACTGCATCAACTCGCCAGCGAGCGCTGCACCCTGTTTTGCCTGCCCGATTCGACACAGCCCTATTTCTTAGTGCCGCCTAGCTGGCCGGGGGGAATGTCTTGA
- a CDS encoding NADPH-dependent FMN reductase: MMPTILAFGASTSAQSINKQLAGYAANAIPDANVKLIDLNDFATPMYSVDEEAVNGIPAAAKAFVAEIEAVDAVIVSLAEHNGSYTAAFKNLFDWGTRHKQKVWSDKKMLLLSTSPGGRGGATVLAAAASTFPHLGGDVVATFSLPSFADNFSTTDGIQNEDLKKTFARKLAEFRASL; encoded by the coding sequence ATGATGCCTACCATACTTGCCTTCGGAGCTAGCACCAGCGCTCAGTCTATTAATAAGCAACTCGCTGGATATGCGGCCAATGCAATTCCTGATGCGAATGTTAAATTAATCGATCTCAACGATTTTGCGACGCCGATGTATTCCGTCGATGAGGAAGCCGTGAATGGGATTCCTGCAGCAGCGAAAGCTTTCGTTGCCGAGATTGAAGCCGTCGATGCGGTGATTGTGTCTTTGGCTGAGCATAACGGCAGCTATACGGCCGCGTTTAAAAACCTCTTCGACTGGGGCACTCGGCATAAGCAAAAAGTGTGGTCGGACAAAAAGATGTTGCTACTGAGCACCTCGCCAGGCGGGCGTGGGGGCGCAACTGTTTTGGCAGCCGCTGCCAGCACATTCCCGCACCTTGGCGGTGATGTGGTCGCGACCTTTTCCCTTCCATCGTTTGCTGACAATTTTTCGACGACTGACGGCATTCAGAACGAAGATCTGAAAAAGACTTTTGCGCGTAAGCTCGCGGAGTTTCGCGCCTCACTCTAA
- the pyrE gene encoding orotate phosphoribosyltransferase: MQIFKDSGALLEGHFLLRSGLHSAHFFQCAQVCQYMDKVTRLAEIMVPMLKKYGATTVVGPAMGGLVIGQEVARQLGLRFVFLEKVDDKLALRRNFKFEPSEKVLIVEDVITRGGRVVEALEQCRAHGAEPVAVGVIVDRSQGKTSFDVPHHSLAELSFPTYEADKLPPELQGTEAIKPGS, encoded by the coding sequence ATCCAAATTTTTAAAGACAGCGGCGCCTTACTTGAAGGCCACTTCCTCCTCCGCTCGGGGCTACATAGCGCACACTTCTTTCAGTGCGCCCAAGTCTGCCAATATATGGATAAAGTCACTCGTCTGGCCGAAATCATGGTGCCGATGCTCAAAAAATACGGCGCCACCACCGTGGTGGGTCCCGCTATGGGCGGCCTGGTGATCGGACAAGAAGTGGCACGCCAACTGGGCCTGCGCTTTGTCTTCCTTGAAAAAGTGGACGACAAACTGGCACTACGCCGCAATTTCAAATTTGAGCCGAGCGAAAAAGTGCTGATCGTCGAAGACGTGATCACCCGCGGTGGCCGCGTGGTCGAAGCACTGGAACAATGCCGCGCCCACGGAGCCGAGCCCGTCGCCGTCGGCGTGATCGTGGACCGCAGCCAAGGCAAGACTAGCTTTGACGTGCCCCACCACAGTCTGGCCGAGCTCAGCTTCCCCACCTACGAAGCCGACAAGCTCCCACCGGAACTACAGGGGACGGAAGCCATCAAGCCTGGCAGTTAA